The Scyliorhinus canicula chromosome 13, sScyCan1.1, whole genome shotgun sequence genome contains a region encoding:
- the LOC119976581 gene encoding BTB/POZ domain-containing protein 17-like, with the protein MDDMGISENLDHRNKLMGTFSTLFNKEELSDIKLVVNRKLILKAHRFILTVHSDVFKSMLDTKRWTDSKDHNVHLTEEENCLSHFQDFLRYLYSGTVSLSTENVLPLHILSEKYNIQELKESSQSFMLANVASPGTCNQAITWHKYAKLVGLGQLEEECLRYITWNISTVIESPDWMLLEPHQLSALLQMSDMVVEDEVVLFQALVRWLSLHPSHTEEMLSHVRYPMMPPEKLFDLLVPGRLPKDISSYLLRESLLVYQAHVLPMEALGQRNDISATPFIMRIYTSQSYSQPWDILRYQMMNKDTLGRSLSTRHFHLKTQWNVTYSPKGQQHYDYRYGAYNSVACEDDFATLTVRLTTCEPADQSHSHRMSIVLYHCVNGQWFACDVKTLEVPHKENATIKDLIPLSERDKYISDDTMKLHLIGQTIWHKHE; encoded by the coding sequence ATGGATGATATGGGGATCTCAGAGAATCTGGATCACCGGAATAAGTTAATGGGGACCTTCTCCACCCTCTTCAACAAAGAGGAGCTGAGTGACATCAAGCTTGTGGTGAACAGGAAGCTCATCCTGAAAGCCCACAGGTTCATCTTGACGGTGCACAGTGATGTCTTCAAGTCCATGTTGGATACCAAGCGTTGGACTGATTCTAAAGACCACAATGTTCATCTCACTGAGGAAGAGAACTGTCTTTCCCACTTCCAGGACTTCTTGCGGTATCTCTACAGCGGGACTGTCAGCCTCAGCACCGAGAATGTGCTTCCTCTTCACATTCTGTCCGAAAAGTACAACATCCAGGAGTTGAAAGAAAGCAGCCAGAGTTTCATGTTGGCTAATGTGGCCTCCCCGGGCACTTGTAACCAAGCCATCACTTGGCACAAATACGCTAAGCTGGTTGGCCTTGGCCAACTAGAAGAGGAATGCCTCAGGTATATAACCTGGAACATCAGCACTGTAATTGAGTCGCCAGATTGGATGTTGCTGGAACCACACCaactctctgcactcctccaaatgTCTGACATGGTGGTGGAAGATGAAGTGGTCCTTTTCCAAGCTCTGGTGAGGTGGTTATCCCTGCATCCCAGCCACACTGAAGAAATGTTATCCCATGTCAGATACCCAATGATGCCTCCCGAGAAGCTGTTTGACTTGCTGGTGCCAGGAAGACTGCCTAAGGACATCAGTTCCTACCTACTGCGGGAGAGCCTGCtggtctaccaagctcacgtttTGCCAATGGAAGCTCTTGGCCAACGCAATGACATTAGTGCCACCCCTTTCATCATGAGGATTTACACTTCCCAAAGTTACAGCCAACCCTGGGACATTTTGAGATATCAGATGATGAATAAAGATACTCTCGGAAGATCTCTATCCACCAGACATTTTCACCTCAAGACTCAATGGAATGTCACCTATAGcccaaaaggtcagcagcattaTGACTACAGGTATGGAGCTTATAATTCGGTTGCGTGTGAAGATGACTTTGCAACTCTAACTGTTCGGCTGACAACTTGTGAACCAGCTGACCAGAGCCACTCTCACAGGATGAGCATAGTGCTTTACCACTGTGTCAATGGTCAGTGGTTTGCGTGCGACGTGAAGACCCTCGAGGTCCCCCACAAAGAAAACGCCACGATCAAAGATCTGATCCCACTGTCAGAGCGGGACAAGTACATCAGTGACGACACCATGAAGCTGCATCTGATTGGTCAGACCATCTGGCATAAACATGAGTAG